The following proteins are encoded in a genomic region of Hippocampus zosterae strain Florida chromosome 2, ASM2543408v3, whole genome shotgun sequence:
- the LOC127596872 gene encoding SUZ domain-containing protein 1-like, which translates to MDEEVTESWEEAADNGEMEKRLEEKLRISQREKESSNHHCSSHSPLKTAMVIQDDCLPAAPPPQIRILKRPANNGSLGSPSNQNRPTPQVKSLAQREAEYAEARKRILGSACPEETAQDKNASDRTGRINSTLPSEDTRSNNHTIRQPNSPDGTQGFRQHR; encoded by the exons ATGGATGAGGAGGTCACAGAAAGTTGGGAGGAAGCGGCTGATAACGGG GAAATGGAAAAGCGGTTAGAGGAGAAACTAAGAATCAGCCAAAGAGAGAA AGAGTCAAGTAACCACCATTGTTCTTCGCACTCGCCACTGAAGACAGCCATGGTGATCCAGGACGACTGTCTACCAGCAGCGCCACCACCTCAGATTCGCATCTTGAAGCGGCCCGCGAACAATGGGTCGCTGGGGTCCCCCTCGAACCAGAACAGGCCCACGCCCCAGGTCAAGTCGCTAGCACAGCGCGAGGCGGAGTACGCTGAGGCTCGCAAGAGAATTTTGGGGAGCGCCTGTCCGGAGGAGACGGCCCAGGATAAGAACGCCTCAGACAG GACCGGTCGCATCAACTCTACGTTGCCTTCAGAGGACACCAGATCCAACAATCACACGATCCGACAGCCAAACAGCCCCGACGGCACCCAAGGTTTCCGACAGCACAGATAA
- the atp13a2 gene encoding cation-transporting ATPase 13A2 isoform X2 gives MNAQGYKWVRWRAWLCHLMAVLSLGVLLIVFHWRPRLSLLARCRPCPLGLADFVLIRDSCGYYHVAEVLTEELEEGSLELLGDIEATEWRDTIQLHQEKKTLLRYYLFEGLRYIWLDRKAAFCLVSVLNEDWTCNDLHGFKNGLSLLEQNLRRQVYGPNVIDVPVKSYFQLLIEEVLNPFYFFQLFSMVLWTVDEFYYYATSIFLMSFFSIAISLYEIRKQRVILHNMARLVTNVTVIRKTGGESVPVLKTPLLSSEKKYISDVDRKHTLFCGTQLIQAKGGGSGDVGAVAVVTGTGFFTAKGNLVSSILYQQPINFRFYRDSAKFLVILGFFAFIGTVYSFVILSHYNMSWLELVIRVLDIVTIVVPPALPAAITIGTIYAQNRLKKQGIFCISPPRINVCGKVSLFCFDKTGTLTEEGLDVWGVVEGGSAGFSDVVSDPSLLPPGPMISCLACCHTLVLLQGQPIGDPLELKMFKSTGWTLQESGENGALDAEFGGQRVLAVMRRPPRLLPFYATSTSEPVAIVQRFPFSSALQRMSVVTVVCGGRSALAFMKGSPEMVASLCRQETVPPEFSKKLSSFSSEGLRVLALSYKPMDTSTDLRAAERGEVEKDMHFLGLLMMKNLVKPESAEVIRTLRLAKLRTVMVTGDNIRTAVSVAQSCGMVSADEGLIFVEATACTAQTAPTLRFTVEDGEGTFVTAQGDFGYHLAISGSSFAALCNHFPEHLPKVLMRATVFARMAPDQKTQLVKEFQKLNYRVGMCGDGANDCGALRAADAGVSLSEAEASIASPFTSKTENISCVPLLIREGRCSLVTAFSLFRYMAVYSMIQFCSVLILYTVSTNLGDVQFFFADVMLVTLLAIVMGKGGPSEKLSPCRPPANLFALPVLGSLFIHISVIILGQMVALFITKSQDWYIPLNSTLFGTANLPNMENTSIFSLSCFQYIFVAVVVTKGHPHKKPLYHNWIFLCLLFVQLAVMICLVLYPGPFFIKIMQLYDFTDLNFKMLHVALAALNFLICFVVEMLIDVGALKYLCCLCPKRSSKKKFKHLNSLLCDPSVSSWPPLNQTLYSSEYTAIGIN, from the exons ATG aaTGCTCAAGGATACAAGTGGGTCCGATGGCGGGCGTGGTTGTGTCACCTGATGGCTGTGCTGTCCCTGGGTGTTCTCCTGATTGTGTTCCACTGGCGCCCTCGGCTATCTCTTCTGGCACGCTGCCGTCCCTGTCCTCTCGGGCTTGCAGATTTTGTGCTAATACGA GATAGTTGTGGCTACTACCATGTGGCGGAAGTGCTcacagaggagctggaggagggcAG TTTGGAATTATTGGGAGATATAGAGGCTACAGAATGGAGGGACACCATTCAGCTTCACCAGGAGAAG AAAACACTTCTGCGCTACTACCTGTTTGAAGGCCTTCGCTACATATGGTTGGACAGGAAGGCAGCTTTCTGTCTCGTGAG TGTCCTCAATGAGGACTGGACCTGCAATGATCTTCATGGCTTCAAAAATGGTTTGAGTCTCCTTGAACAAAACTTGAG GAGACAAGTGTATGGACCCAATGTGATTGATGTGCCTGTCAAGTCTTACTTCCAACTTTTAATTGAGGAG GTCCTCAACCCCTTCTACTTTTTCCAGTTATTCAGCATGGTCCTGTGGACGGTTGATGAATTTTACTACTACGCCACaagtatatttttaatgtcttttttctCCATCGCTATCTCACTTTATGAGATCCGCAAG CAAAGAGTCATTCTTCACAACATGGCACGCTTGGTCACCAACGTCACAGTCATAAGAAAGACCGGAG GTGAGAGTGTCCCAGTGCTAAAAACTCCTCTGCtgagttcagaaaaaaaatatatctcagACGTTGACCGTAAGCACACACTCTTCTGTGGAACGCAACTCATCCAGGCCAAAGGAGGGGGGTCTGGTGATGTTGGTGCTGTCGCCGTAGTCACAGGGACTG GTTTTTTTACCGCAAAAGGTAACTTGGTCAGCTCCATTTTGTACCAGCAGCCCATCAACTTTCGCTTCTACCGAGATTCTGCAAAGTTCCTGGTCATCTTGGGATTTTTTG cTTTTATTGGGACGGTGTACAGCTTTGTGATCCTCTCACATTATAAT ATGAGCTGGTTAGAATTGGTGATTCGGGTTTTGGATATTGTCACCATTGTGGTGCCACCGGCCCTACCTGCTGCCATCACCATCGGCACCATCTATGCCCAGAACAGACTGAAGAAGCAAGGCATATTCTGCATTAGTCCACCGCGCATCAATGTCTGCGGCAAGGTgtcgctgttttgttttgacaag ACAGGAACTCTGACAGAGGAAGGGCTGGACGTGTGGGGAGTAGTGGAGGGGGGATCTGCCGGTTTTTCAGATGTGGTCTCTGACCCGAGTCTACTACCGCCAGGGCCAATGATCTCATGCCTGGCCTGCTGTCACACTCTGGTCCTTCTGCAAGGGCAACCCATTGGAGACCCATTGGAGCTCAAAATGTTCAAATCCACCGGTTGG ACGCTCCAAGAATCAGGGGAAAATGGTGCGCTGGATGCCGAGTTTGGAGGGCAGAGAGTATTAGCGGTAATGAGACGTCCTCCACGGCTGCTTCCTTTTTATGCTACT TCCACAAGTGAGCCTGTGGCAATTGTTCAGCGGTTTCCCTTCTCCTCGGCCCTGCAGAGGATGAGTGTGGTGACGGTGGTCTGCGGGGGGCGCTCAGCTCTAGCTTTCATGAAAGGCTCTCCCGAGATGGTGGCGAGCCTCTGCCGACAAGAAACGG TGCCGCCTGAGTTTTCAAAGAAACTAAGCAGCTTTTCCAGTGAAGGTCTCCGAGTTCTCGCTCTTAGTTATAAACCAATGGACACAAGCACTGATCTAAGAGCTGCTGAACG AGGGGAAGTAGAGAAGGACATGCACTTCTTGGGCCTGCTGATGATGAAGAACCTGGTGAAACCGGAGAGTGCCGAGGTCATCCGCACATTGAGGCTGGCGAAGCTCCGAACTGTCATGGTCACAG GTGACAACATTCGAACAGCAGTCAGCGTTGCCCAAAGTTGCGGAATGGTGAGCGCTGATGAAGGGCTCATCTTTGTCGAAGCCACCGCCTGCACTGCTCAAACCGCACCCACCCTCAGGTTCACCGTAGAAGATGGCGAGGGCACATTTGTCACAGCCCAG GGAGATTTTGGTTATCACTTGGCTATCAGTGGCAGTTCATTTGCTGCCCTATGCAACCACTTCCCTGAGCATCTGCCAAAG GTTTTGATGCGAGCAACAGTCTTTGCACGGATGGCTCCTGACCAGAAAACACAACTGGTGAAAGAGTTCCAGAAACTGAA CTACCGGGTGGGCATGTGTGGAGATGGTGCCAACGACTGCGGTGCCTTGAGAGCCGCTGACGCCGGGGTCTCTTTGTCGGAGGCGGAGGCCTCCATTGCTTCACCTTTCACCTCCAAGACTGAAAATATCAGCTGTGTGCCATTGCTCATTAG AGAAGGTCGATGTTCTCTGGTTACCGCATTCAGCCTCTTCAGATACATGGCCGTGTATAGCATGATTCAGTTCTGCTCTGTGCTCATCCTATACACA GTGAGCACCAATCTGGGTGACGTGCAGTTCTTCTTCGCCGATGTCATGCTGGTGACCCTGCTGGCTATCGTGATGGGGAAGGGCGGCCCCAGTGAGAAACTGAGCCCGTGCCGGCCACCGGCCAATCTGTTCGCCTTGCCCGTTTTAGGCAGCCTGTTCATCCACATATCCGTGATAATCTTGGGTCAGATGGTTGCGCTCTTCATCACCAAATCACAGGATTG GTATATTCCCCTCAATTCCACGCTTTTTGGGACTGCCAATTTACCCAACATGGAGAACACCAGCATCTTTTCCTTGTCTTGTTTCCAGTACATCTTCGTGGCCGTGGTGGTCACTAAGGGTCACCCTCACAAGAAACCTCTCTACCACAATT GGATTTTCCTGTGTCTACTCTTCGTTCAGTTGGCCGTGATGATTTGTCTAGTGTTGTATCCAGGACCTTTCTTCATAAAGATAATGCAGCTTTATGACTTCACTGACTTGAATTTCAAGATGCTGCATGTCGCTCTGGCTGCTCTCAATTTCCTCATTTGTTTTGTAGTGGAG atgCTGATTGATGTTGGTGCCCTGAAGTATCTTTGCTGCCTCTGCCCAAAgcgttcatccaagaaaaagtTCAAACACCTCAATTCACTCCTTTGTGACCCCTCCGTCTCATCATGGCCGCCCCTGAACCAAACACTGTATTCCTCGGAGTACACAGCCATTGGCATAAATTAG
- the atp13a2 gene encoding cation-transporting ATPase 13A2 isoform X1, which yields MNAQGYKWVRWRAWLCHLMAVLSLGVLLIVFHWRPRLSLLARCRPCPLGLADFVLIRDSCGYYHVAEVLTEELEEGSLELLGDIEATEWRDTIQLHQEKKTLLRYYLFEGLRYIWLDRKAAFCLVSVLNEDWTCNDLHGFKNGLSLLEQNLRRQVYGPNVIDVPVKSYFQLLIEEVLNPFYFFQLFSMVLWTVDEFYYYATSIFLMSFFSIAISLYEIRKQRVILHNMARLVTNVTVIRKTGEQANVSSEELVPGDCICLPKDGQLMPCDAALLAGECLVNEGMLTGESVPVLKTPLLSSEKKYISDVDRKHTLFCGTQLIQAKGGGSGDVGAVAVVTGTGFFTAKGNLVSSILYQQPINFRFYRDSAKFLVILGFFAFIGTVYSFVILSHYNMSWLELVIRVLDIVTIVVPPALPAAITIGTIYAQNRLKKQGIFCISPPRINVCGKVSLFCFDKTGTLTEEGLDVWGVVEGGSAGFSDVVSDPSLLPPGPMISCLACCHTLVLLQGQPIGDPLELKMFKSTGWTLQESGENGALDAEFGGQRVLAVMRRPPRLLPFYATSTSEPVAIVQRFPFSSALQRMSVVTVVCGGRSALAFMKGSPEMVASLCRQETVPPEFSKKLSSFSSEGLRVLALSYKPMDTSTDLRAAERGEVEKDMHFLGLLMMKNLVKPESAEVIRTLRLAKLRTVMVTGDNIRTAVSVAQSCGMVSADEGLIFVEATACTAQTAPTLRFTVEDGEGTFVTAQGDFGYHLAISGSSFAALCNHFPEHLPKVLMRATVFARMAPDQKTQLVKEFQKLNYRVGMCGDGANDCGALRAADAGVSLSEAEASIASPFTSKTENISCVPLLIREGRCSLVTAFSLFRYMAVYSMIQFCSVLILYTVSTNLGDVQFFFADVMLVTLLAIVMGKGGPSEKLSPCRPPANLFALPVLGSLFIHISVIILGQMVALFITKSQDWYIPLNSTLFGTANLPNMENTSIFSLSCFQYIFVAVVVTKGHPHKKPLYHNWIFLCLLFVQLAVMICLVLYPGPFFIKIMQLYDFTDLNFKMLHVALAALNFLICFVVEMLIDVGALKYLCCLCPKRSSKKKFKHLNSLLCDPSVSSWPPLNQTLYSSEYTAIGIN from the exons ATG aaTGCTCAAGGATACAAGTGGGTCCGATGGCGGGCGTGGTTGTGTCACCTGATGGCTGTGCTGTCCCTGGGTGTTCTCCTGATTGTGTTCCACTGGCGCCCTCGGCTATCTCTTCTGGCACGCTGCCGTCCCTGTCCTCTCGGGCTTGCAGATTTTGTGCTAATACGA GATAGTTGTGGCTACTACCATGTGGCGGAAGTGCTcacagaggagctggaggagggcAG TTTGGAATTATTGGGAGATATAGAGGCTACAGAATGGAGGGACACCATTCAGCTTCACCAGGAGAAG AAAACACTTCTGCGCTACTACCTGTTTGAAGGCCTTCGCTACATATGGTTGGACAGGAAGGCAGCTTTCTGTCTCGTGAG TGTCCTCAATGAGGACTGGACCTGCAATGATCTTCATGGCTTCAAAAATGGTTTGAGTCTCCTTGAACAAAACTTGAG GAGACAAGTGTATGGACCCAATGTGATTGATGTGCCTGTCAAGTCTTACTTCCAACTTTTAATTGAGGAG GTCCTCAACCCCTTCTACTTTTTCCAGTTATTCAGCATGGTCCTGTGGACGGTTGATGAATTTTACTACTACGCCACaagtatatttttaatgtcttttttctCCATCGCTATCTCACTTTATGAGATCCGCAAG CAAAGAGTCATTCTTCACAACATGGCACGCTTGGTCACCAACGTCACAGTCATAAGAAAGACCGGAG AGCAGGCGAATGTTAGTTCGGAGGAGCTGGTGCCTGGTGACTGCATATGTTTACCTAAGGATGGCCAACTGATGCCTTGTGACGCTGCCCTGCTGGCAGGAGAGTGTCTGGTCAATGAAGGCATGTTGACAG GTGAGAGTGTCCCAGTGCTAAAAACTCCTCTGCtgagttcagaaaaaaaatatatctcagACGTTGACCGTAAGCACACACTCTTCTGTGGAACGCAACTCATCCAGGCCAAAGGAGGGGGGTCTGGTGATGTTGGTGCTGTCGCCGTAGTCACAGGGACTG GTTTTTTTACCGCAAAAGGTAACTTGGTCAGCTCCATTTTGTACCAGCAGCCCATCAACTTTCGCTTCTACCGAGATTCTGCAAAGTTCCTGGTCATCTTGGGATTTTTTG cTTTTATTGGGACGGTGTACAGCTTTGTGATCCTCTCACATTATAAT ATGAGCTGGTTAGAATTGGTGATTCGGGTTTTGGATATTGTCACCATTGTGGTGCCACCGGCCCTACCTGCTGCCATCACCATCGGCACCATCTATGCCCAGAACAGACTGAAGAAGCAAGGCATATTCTGCATTAGTCCACCGCGCATCAATGTCTGCGGCAAGGTgtcgctgttttgttttgacaag ACAGGAACTCTGACAGAGGAAGGGCTGGACGTGTGGGGAGTAGTGGAGGGGGGATCTGCCGGTTTTTCAGATGTGGTCTCTGACCCGAGTCTACTACCGCCAGGGCCAATGATCTCATGCCTGGCCTGCTGTCACACTCTGGTCCTTCTGCAAGGGCAACCCATTGGAGACCCATTGGAGCTCAAAATGTTCAAATCCACCGGTTGG ACGCTCCAAGAATCAGGGGAAAATGGTGCGCTGGATGCCGAGTTTGGAGGGCAGAGAGTATTAGCGGTAATGAGACGTCCTCCACGGCTGCTTCCTTTTTATGCTACT TCCACAAGTGAGCCTGTGGCAATTGTTCAGCGGTTTCCCTTCTCCTCGGCCCTGCAGAGGATGAGTGTGGTGACGGTGGTCTGCGGGGGGCGCTCAGCTCTAGCTTTCATGAAAGGCTCTCCCGAGATGGTGGCGAGCCTCTGCCGACAAGAAACGG TGCCGCCTGAGTTTTCAAAGAAACTAAGCAGCTTTTCCAGTGAAGGTCTCCGAGTTCTCGCTCTTAGTTATAAACCAATGGACACAAGCACTGATCTAAGAGCTGCTGAACG AGGGGAAGTAGAGAAGGACATGCACTTCTTGGGCCTGCTGATGATGAAGAACCTGGTGAAACCGGAGAGTGCCGAGGTCATCCGCACATTGAGGCTGGCGAAGCTCCGAACTGTCATGGTCACAG GTGACAACATTCGAACAGCAGTCAGCGTTGCCCAAAGTTGCGGAATGGTGAGCGCTGATGAAGGGCTCATCTTTGTCGAAGCCACCGCCTGCACTGCTCAAACCGCACCCACCCTCAGGTTCACCGTAGAAGATGGCGAGGGCACATTTGTCACAGCCCAG GGAGATTTTGGTTATCACTTGGCTATCAGTGGCAGTTCATTTGCTGCCCTATGCAACCACTTCCCTGAGCATCTGCCAAAG GTTTTGATGCGAGCAACAGTCTTTGCACGGATGGCTCCTGACCAGAAAACACAACTGGTGAAAGAGTTCCAGAAACTGAA CTACCGGGTGGGCATGTGTGGAGATGGTGCCAACGACTGCGGTGCCTTGAGAGCCGCTGACGCCGGGGTCTCTTTGTCGGAGGCGGAGGCCTCCATTGCTTCACCTTTCACCTCCAAGACTGAAAATATCAGCTGTGTGCCATTGCTCATTAG AGAAGGTCGATGTTCTCTGGTTACCGCATTCAGCCTCTTCAGATACATGGCCGTGTATAGCATGATTCAGTTCTGCTCTGTGCTCATCCTATACACA GTGAGCACCAATCTGGGTGACGTGCAGTTCTTCTTCGCCGATGTCATGCTGGTGACCCTGCTGGCTATCGTGATGGGGAAGGGCGGCCCCAGTGAGAAACTGAGCCCGTGCCGGCCACCGGCCAATCTGTTCGCCTTGCCCGTTTTAGGCAGCCTGTTCATCCACATATCCGTGATAATCTTGGGTCAGATGGTTGCGCTCTTCATCACCAAATCACAGGATTG GTATATTCCCCTCAATTCCACGCTTTTTGGGACTGCCAATTTACCCAACATGGAGAACACCAGCATCTTTTCCTTGTCTTGTTTCCAGTACATCTTCGTGGCCGTGGTGGTCACTAAGGGTCACCCTCACAAGAAACCTCTCTACCACAATT GGATTTTCCTGTGTCTACTCTTCGTTCAGTTGGCCGTGATGATTTGTCTAGTGTTGTATCCAGGACCTTTCTTCATAAAGATAATGCAGCTTTATGACTTCACTGACTTGAATTTCAAGATGCTGCATGTCGCTCTGGCTGCTCTCAATTTCCTCATTTGTTTTGTAGTGGAG atgCTGATTGATGTTGGTGCCCTGAAGTATCTTTGCTGCCTCTGCCCAAAgcgttcatccaagaaaaagtTCAAACACCTCAATTCACTCCTTTGTGACCCCTCCGTCTCATCATGGCCGCCCCTGAACCAAACACTGTATTCCTCGGAGTACACAGCCATTGGCATAAATTAG